From Pristiophorus japonicus isolate sPriJap1 chromosome 7, sPriJap1.hap1, whole genome shotgun sequence, one genomic window encodes:
- the sgk1 gene encoding serine/threonine-protein kinase Sgk1 isoform X2, producing the protein MTIKSSSSGSALTYSKMRGVVAILTAFMKQRRMGLNDLIQKLAASQSYACKHSEVPAMLHVSPKETEMNGSSASPPSSPTTAQINLGPSSNPQAKPSDFNFLKVIGKGSFGKVLLAKHKSDDQFYAVKVLQKKAILKKKEEKHIMSERNVLLKNVKHPFLVGLYYSFQTADKLYFVLDYINGGELFYHLQRERCFLEPRARFYAAEIASALGYLHSLNIVYRDLKPENILLDRQGHIVLTDFGLCKENIEPNGTTCTFCGTPEYLAPEVLHKQPYDRTVDWWCLGAVLYEMLYGLPPFYSRNTAEMYDNILNKPLLLKPNISNAARDLLEGLLQKDRTKRLGAKEDFMDIKPHIFFSPINWVDLNARKLTPPFNPNVSGPSDLQHFDPEFTEEPVPNSIGRTPDNALITASVKAASEAFLGFSYAPPIDSFL; encoded by the exons ATGACTATCAAATCCAGCTCCTCGGGATCTGCTCTCACTTACTCCAAAATGAGAGGGGTGGTCGCGATACTGACTG CTTTTATGAAACAAAGACGAATGGGACTGAACGATCTCATCCAGAAACTAGCCGCCTCTCAGTCATACGCCTGCAAACA CTCAGAAGTTCCAGCCATGTTACACGTCAGTCCAAAAGAAACTGAAATGAATGGGAGCAGTGCGTCTCCTCCA TCCAGCCCTACAACAGCACAGATCAACCTCGGCCCTTCCTCTAACCCTCA AGCCAAGCCAAGTGACTTCAACTTTCTAAAGGTGATCGGGAAAGGAAGCTTTGGAAAG GTCCTTCTAGCAAAACACAAATCTGATGACCAGTTCTACGCAGTAAAAGTTTTGCAGAAAAAGGCCATCTTGAAGAAGAAAGAG GAAAAGCACATCATGTCGGAGCGTAATGTCCTGCTGAAGAATGTGAAACACCCCTTCTTGGTGGGGCTCTACTACTCATTCCAGACAGCCGACAAACTCTACTTTGTCCTGGACTACATAAATGGAGGCGAG TTGTTTTATCACCTGCAGCGTGAACGTTGCTTCTTAGAACCACGAGCCAGGTTTTATGCTGCTGAGATTGCCAGTGCTCTGGGCTACCTCCACTCTCTTAACATTGTTTACCG agatTTAAAGCCCGAGAATATTTTACTTGATCGCCAAGGACACATTGTTCTGACTGATTTCGGCCTATGCAAAGAGAACATTGAACCAAATGGCACAACATGCACTTTCTGTGGCACACCTGAG TACTTGGCCCCTGAGGTTTTACACAAGCAGCCCTATGATCGAACAGTCGACTGGTGGTGCCTAGGTGCAGTTCTCTACGAGATGTTGTATGGATTG CCACCATTCTATAGCAGGAATACTGCTGAGATGTATGACAATATTCTGAACAAGCCACTACTGTTGAAACCAAACATCTCCAATGCTGCCAGAGACCTGCTGGAGGGCTTGCTACAAAAAGACAGAACAAAACGCCTGGGTGCAAAGGAGGACTTT ATGGATATCAAGCCTCACATATTCTTTTCTCCAATAAACTGGGTTGACTTAAATGCCAGGAAGCTAACACCTCCATTTAACCCTAATGTG AGTGGACCTTCTGACCTGCAACACTTTGACCCAGAGTTCACAGAGGAGCCAGTTCCAAACTCGATTGGCAGAACACCTGATAATGCTCTGATTACTGCCAGTGTTAAGGCAGCATCTGAAGCTTTCCTGGGATTCTCATACGCTCCACCCATCGATTCCTTCCTGTAG
- the sgk1 gene encoding serine/threonine-protein kinase Sgk1 isoform X3, giving the protein MKQRRMGLNDLIQKLAASQSYACKHSEVPAMLHVSPKETEMNGSSASPPSSPTTAQINLGPSSNPQAKPSDFNFLKVIGKGSFGKVLLAKHKSDDQFYAVKVLQKKAILKKKEEKHIMSERNVLLKNVKHPFLVGLYYSFQTADKLYFVLDYINGGELFYHLQRERCFLEPRARFYAAEIASALGYLHSLNIVYRDLKPENILLDRQGHIVLTDFGLCKENIEPNGTTCTFCGTPEYLAPEVLHKQPYDRTVDWWCLGAVLYEMLYGLPPFYSRNTAEMYDNILNKPLLLKPNISNAARDLLEGLLQKDRTKRLGAKEDFMDIKPHIFFSPINWVDLNARKLTPPFNPNVSGPSDLQHFDPEFTEEPVPNSIGRTPDNALITASVKAASEAFLGFSYAPPIDSFL; this is encoded by the exons ATGAAACAAAGACGAATGGGACTGAACGATCTCATCCAGAAACTAGCCGCCTCTCAGTCATACGCCTGCAAACA CTCAGAAGTTCCAGCCATGTTACACGTCAGTCCAAAAGAAACTGAAATGAATGGGAGCAGTGCGTCTCCTCCA TCCAGCCCTACAACAGCACAGATCAACCTCGGCCCTTCCTCTAACCCTCA AGCCAAGCCAAGTGACTTCAACTTTCTAAAGGTGATCGGGAAAGGAAGCTTTGGAAAG GTCCTTCTAGCAAAACACAAATCTGATGACCAGTTCTACGCAGTAAAAGTTTTGCAGAAAAAGGCCATCTTGAAGAAGAAAGAG GAAAAGCACATCATGTCGGAGCGTAATGTCCTGCTGAAGAATGTGAAACACCCCTTCTTGGTGGGGCTCTACTACTCATTCCAGACAGCCGACAAACTCTACTTTGTCCTGGACTACATAAATGGAGGCGAG TTGTTTTATCACCTGCAGCGTGAACGTTGCTTCTTAGAACCACGAGCCAGGTTTTATGCTGCTGAGATTGCCAGTGCTCTGGGCTACCTCCACTCTCTTAACATTGTTTACCG agatTTAAAGCCCGAGAATATTTTACTTGATCGCCAAGGACACATTGTTCTGACTGATTTCGGCCTATGCAAAGAGAACATTGAACCAAATGGCACAACATGCACTTTCTGTGGCACACCTGAG TACTTGGCCCCTGAGGTTTTACACAAGCAGCCCTATGATCGAACAGTCGACTGGTGGTGCCTAGGTGCAGTTCTCTACGAGATGTTGTATGGATTG CCACCATTCTATAGCAGGAATACTGCTGAGATGTATGACAATATTCTGAACAAGCCACTACTGTTGAAACCAAACATCTCCAATGCTGCCAGAGACCTGCTGGAGGGCTTGCTACAAAAAGACAGAACAAAACGCCTGGGTGCAAAGGAGGACTTT ATGGATATCAAGCCTCACATATTCTTTTCTCCAATAAACTGGGTTGACTTAAATGCCAGGAAGCTAACACCTCCATTTAACCCTAATGTG AGTGGACCTTCTGACCTGCAACACTTTGACCCAGAGTTCACAGAGGAGCCAGTTCCAAACTCGATTGGCAGAACACCTGATAATGCTCTGATTACTGCCAGTGTTAAGGCAGCATCTGAAGCTTTCCTGGGATTCTCATACGCTCCACCCATCGATTCCTTCCTGTAG